In a genomic window of Rhododendron vialii isolate Sample 1 chromosome 12a, ASM3025357v1:
- the LOC131310976 gene encoding transcription factor bHLH162-like, with amino-acid sequence MNSKSNRTPTSSNSPEKLDRKTVERNRRIHMKGLCFKLTSLVPPHHFQPSKDMLSQQEQLDQVATYVKQLKERVDELKARKAIAMGNNNNVTGTKNHNKETSSSMSEYFRSPVFELRDLGSSLEVNLVTGLEKNFKLCEVIGILHEEGTEVVSAVFSTFGDRVFHTLHAQVRVSRVGVETSRVCQRLQELVCS; translated from the exons ATGAACAGCAAAAGTAATAGGACTCCTACGAGTAGTAATTCACCTGAAAAGCTGGATAGGAAGACGGTGGAGAGGAATCGGAGGATACATATGAAAGGCCTCTGCTTCAAGCTCACCTCTCTCGTCCCTCCCCACCATTTTCAACCCTCCAAG GACATGTTATCACAGCAAGAGCAGCTGGACCAGGTGGCCACGTACGTAAAGCAATTGAAAGAGAGAGTCGATGAGTTGAAGGCAAGGAAGGCAATAGCAATGGGCAACAACAACAATGTCACCGGAACCAAAAACCATAACAAGGAAACGTCGTCGTCGATGTCCGAATATTTCAGATCACCGGTGTTTGAGTTGCGAGATTTGGGTTCGAGTTTAGAAGTAAACCTAGTAACAGGTTTGGAGAAGAACTTCAAGCTTTGTGAAGTCATTGGTATTTTACACGAGGAAGGAACTGAAGTTGTGAGTGCTGTCTTTTCTACATTCGGGGATAGGGTTTTCCACACCCTCCATGCTCAG GTGAGAGTTTCTAGAGTTGGTGTGGAGACTTCAAGGGTATGCCAGAGATTGCAGGAATTGGTTTGCTCATGA